The following coding sequences lie in one Trueperaceae bacterium genomic window:
- a CDS encoding maltose ABC transporter substrate-binding protein produces MKKYMVFLGIVALSLGMASAQTLKVWTTWQDQTLDWLRSEAASFTAAFGVDVELVRLDVNELKQQALLAAPQGEAGDVFAGVPHDQIGEMAVGGILLDMSSFATAAYLSDLSEQARLGYTFAGKLFGLPMYVEGPALIVNDDLVPSVPATYEETMALAQQLTTADTFGFMFDIPNFYFSYGWLHTYGGYVFGRDASGSLDANDIGLANEGAIKGGEALAALRYDLGLIPSGTNYDVANGLFVDGALAMIYTGPWAISQYQDAGLNVSVHPVPPLADGTPFSGFMGVQGVLVNSFTNLKVEAANFAKWLSRKDAQVSMAKLSGRIPASVSALDEVMDDPIIAGFGAALLNSEPMPNIPAMGSVWAPMGNALTVLTEDASADVAAVMQQAVDEIQGQ; encoded by the coding sequence GTGAAGAAGTACATGGTGTTCCTGGGGATCGTAGCCCTGAGCCTCGGGATGGCTAGTGCCCAGACCCTCAAGGTCTGGACGACCTGGCAGGATCAGACCCTGGACTGGCTTCGTTCGGAAGCTGCCAGCTTCACGGCGGCCTTCGGGGTCGATGTGGAGCTCGTGCGGCTGGACGTCAACGAGCTGAAGCAGCAGGCCCTTCTCGCCGCCCCGCAGGGCGAGGCAGGCGACGTCTTCGCCGGCGTCCCCCACGACCAGATCGGTGAGATGGCCGTCGGCGGCATCCTGCTCGACATGAGCAGCTTCGCCACCGCCGCCTACCTCTCCGACCTCAGCGAGCAGGCCCGCCTCGGTTACACGTTCGCCGGCAAGCTGTTCGGCCTGCCCATGTACGTCGAGGGTCCGGCGCTCATCGTCAACGACGACCTCGTCCCGAGCGTCCCCGCCACCTACGAGGAGACGATGGCGCTCGCCCAGCAGCTCACCACGGCCGACACGTTCGGCTTCATGTTCGACATCCCCAACTTCTACTTCAGCTACGGCTGGCTGCATACGTACGGCGGTTACGTGTTCGGGCGCGACGCCAGCGGCTCGCTCGACGCGAACGACATCGGCCTCGCCAACGAGGGCGCGATCAAGGGTGGCGAGGCGCTCGCCGCGCTGCGTTACGACCTCGGCCTGATCCCGTCCGGTACGAACTACGACGTCGCCAACGGCCTGTTCGTCGACGGCGCGCTCGCCATGATCTACACGGGCCCGTGGGCCATCAGCCAGTACCAGGACGCGGGCCTGAACGTGAGCGTCCACCCCGTGCCGCCGCTCGCCGACGGCACGCCGTTCTCCGGCTTCATGGGCGTGCAGGGCGTGCTCGTGAACTCGTTCACGAACCTCAAGGTCGAGGCCGCCAACTTCGCCAAATGGCTCTCCCGCAAGGACGCCCAGGTGTCGATGGCCAAGCTCTCCGGCCGCATCCCGGCCAGCGTCTCCGCGCTCGACGAGGTCATGGACGATCCGATCATCGCGGGCTTCGGCGCCGCGCTCCTCAACTCCGAGCCGATGCCGAACATCCCCGCCATGGGCTCCGTGTGGGCCCCGATGGGCAACGCCCTCACCGTCCTGACGGAAGACGCCTCCGCGGACGTGGCCGCCGTAATGCAGCAGGCGGTCGACGAGATCCAGGGCCAGTGA
- a CDS encoding S-adenosylmethionine decarboxylase: MVSANESFGYGTQVCLDGASADPGAIANVEGARRFVSELVSAVENTCHDLTDASVVTVDAGPDGYSLALVAGETSATLHVFLELRGVALQLFSPHHVPAGNVTDLFLAAFGIGRYQSGVRGRGLIFPSERALLARMLSGQRSYTRLRLLPAEPVTL, encoded by the coding sequence ATGGTTAGCGCTAACGAGAGCTTCGGCTACGGGACGCAGGTCTGTCTCGACGGCGCTTCGGCAGACCCGGGCGCGATCGCGAACGTCGAGGGTGCCAGGCGGTTCGTGAGCGAGCTCGTCTCCGCGGTCGAGAACACGTGCCACGACCTGACCGACGCCTCGGTGGTCACGGTGGACGCCGGACCCGACGGCTACAGCCTGGCGCTCGTCGCGGGCGAGACGTCCGCCACCCTGCACGTGTTCCTCGAGCTCAGGGGCGTGGCGCTACAGCTCTTCTCCCCCCATCACGTCCCCGCCGGCAACGTCACGGACCTCTTCCTGGCCGCCTTCGGCATCGGCCGCTACCAGAGCGGCGTGCGCGGCAGGGGGCTGATCTTCCCCTCTGAGCGCGCGCTCCTTGCCCGCATGCTGAGTGGCCAGCGCTCGTACACGAGGCTCAGGCTGCTCCCCGCCGAGCCCGTCACCCTCTAG
- a CDS encoding sugar ABC transporter permease, with product MAVDSGATTGKPPVAVGKPARTFRWHRWQRRWAPYLFVSPFFVLFAVFGLFPTLFSIYLSFQSWNPVQGLGSMSWVGIENYQFLLTDPWFWKSLRNTVWIALASGIPQHVIAIPLAFVLVSGVRYGLRHPLTAAYFLPYITSTVAVAIVFNTIFGTQFGLLNWTIDGLASWPVTSWLFAGIKESLPINWLGRAPYIKPAISILVAWKYFGFNVVLYSAGLATIPREYHEAAMMDGAGPAQRFRHITLPLLRPMMFFAVTLTIIGNLQLFDEPFILTNRTGGPSESGLTLAMYLYRTGFEWLDMGTAAAMAWVLFLVIGTATIAHFLLSGRRGLERRE from the coding sequence ATGGCCGTCGACTCCGGAGCCACCACCGGCAAGCCGCCCGTCGCGGTCGGCAAACCAGCGCGCACGTTCCGCTGGCACCGCTGGCAACGCCGCTGGGCGCCGTACCTGTTCGTCAGCCCCTTCTTCGTCCTCTTCGCCGTCTTCGGGCTCTTCCCCACCCTCTTCTCCATCTATCTCTCCTTCCAGTCCTGGAACCCCGTTCAGGGCCTCGGGTCCATGAGCTGGGTCGGGATCGAGAACTACCAGTTCCTCCTCACCGACCCGTGGTTCTGGAAGTCGCTGCGCAACACCGTCTGGATCGCCCTTGCGTCCGGCATCCCCCAGCACGTCATCGCGATCCCGCTCGCGTTCGTCCTCGTTAGCGGCGTGCGCTACGGCCTGCGCCACCCGCTGACGGCCGCCTATTTCCTGCCGTACATCACGTCGACGGTGGCCGTCGCCATCGTCTTCAACACCATCTTCGGCACCCAGTTCGGCCTCCTCAACTGGACCATCGACGGCCTCGCCTCGTGGCCGGTCACGAGCTGGCTCTTCGCGGGCATCAAGGAGTCGCTGCCCATCAACTGGCTCGGGCGCGCGCCCTACATCAAACCGGCCATCAGCATCCTGGTGGCCTGGAAGTACTTCGGCTTCAACGTGGTGCTCTACAGCGCCGGTCTCGCCACGATCCCGCGCGAGTACCACGAGGCTGCCATGATGGACGGCGCCGGCCCCGCGCAGCGCTTCCGGCACATCACGCTGCCGCTGCTGCGGCCCATGATGTTCTTCGCCGTCACGCTCACCATCATCGGCAACCTGCAACTCTTCGACGAGCCGTTCATCCTCACGAACCGCACGGGCGGGCCGAGCGAGTCGGGGCTCACGCTGGCCATGTACCTCTACCGCACGGGCTTCGAGTGGCTCGACATGGGCACGGCGGCCGCCATGGCCTGGGTGCTCTTCCTCGTGATCGGGACGGCCACCATCGCGCACTTCCTGCTCTCGGGCCGCCGTGGCCTGGAACGGAGGGAGTAG
- a CDS encoding ABC transporter permease subunit codes for MDISRSVKDHLPRSRTTVGGLAKSLGLLTAALFLATLIGFLGATLLRLLVPEAPAYAGIPIAAAALVLMLRYLARRFDWLIPWYYLLPAIVFLLTFTVFPVVLTVFLAFTDYAGIRNGELNISSETPILAVDGVNVTVADPATLDCADLRDGCNGVRAVVYASGMDTVAAESIEGTRLVIAGPLPAGRDVIGVELDLPDLGIAFSFRVTSVDGNVLTLERAPPSPPDLTDVRVQLDRAAISRRIVAEAGAHLTLDEPLPEGVEPTAIARYNDFGFVGLRNFSRVIASAPRALIPVFLWNVSFGFLTVFINTAVGVLIAVLLNNKALRFRNLYRTLLIVPWALPSVITIQVWRGFLNQNFGAINRVLALLDISSEPINWLAGDPAAARAAILVVNLWLGLPFIMTATLGALSAIPDEIYEAARIDGANVWQGFWNVTGPLLRTALIPITLSSFAFNFNNFNVVFLLTDGGPPVSWGTATARGTDILISWAYNEAFRSQGGYAYGFGSAISLLIFVITLAVSLMNFKVTGALKEEGARA; via the coding sequence ATGGATATCTCGCGCTCGGTCAAGGACCATCTGCCTCGCAGCCGCACCACGGTCGGCGGCCTGGCCAAGTCGCTCGGCCTCCTGACGGCGGCGCTGTTCCTCGCGACCCTGATCGGCTTCCTCGGAGCCACGCTCCTCCGGCTCCTGGTCCCGGAGGCCCCCGCCTACGCCGGCATCCCGATCGCGGCGGCGGCCCTGGTGCTCATGCTGCGCTACCTGGCGCGGCGGTTCGACTGGCTGATCCCCTGGTACTACCTGCTCCCCGCGATCGTCTTCCTCCTGACCTTCACCGTCTTCCCCGTCGTCCTGACGGTGTTCCTCGCCTTCACCGACTACGCGGGCATCAGGAACGGCGAGCTGAACATCAGCAGCGAGACGCCTATCCTCGCGGTCGACGGCGTGAACGTGACCGTCGCGGACCCGGCGACCCTGGATTGCGCCGACCTGCGCGACGGCTGTAACGGCGTGCGAGCCGTCGTGTACGCGAGCGGCATGGATACCGTCGCTGCCGAGTCCATCGAAGGCACGCGGTTGGTCATCGCCGGCCCGCTCCCGGCCGGGCGGGATGTCATCGGCGTAGAGCTCGACCTGCCCGATCTCGGCATCGCCTTCAGCTTTCGGGTGACGAGCGTCGACGGCAACGTGCTCACCCTCGAGCGGGCGCCGCCTTCGCCTCCCGACCTTACGGACGTACGCGTCCAGCTGGACCGCGCCGCCATCTCGCGCAGGATCGTCGCGGAGGCGGGCGCCCACCTGACGCTCGACGAGCCCTTGCCCGAGGGCGTCGAGCCTACCGCCATCGCCCGTTACAACGACTTCGGGTTCGTGGGCCTGCGCAACTTCAGCCGCGTCATCGCCTCCGCGCCGCGCGCCCTCATCCCCGTCTTCCTATGGAACGTATCTTTCGGCTTCCTCACCGTGTTCATCAACACCGCCGTCGGCGTGCTCATCGCCGTCCTGCTCAACAACAAGGCCCTGCGGTTCAGGAACCTGTACCGGACGCTCCTGATCGTGCCGTGGGCGCTACCTAGCGTCATCACCATCCAGGTATGGCGCGGCTTCCTCAACCAGAACTTCGGCGCCATCAACCGTGTCCTCGCGCTCCTCGACATCTCCTCGGAGCCGATCAACTGGCTGGCCGGCGACCCGGCCGCGGCTCGCGCCGCCATCCTGGTAGTCAACCTCTGGCTGGGGCTGCCGTTCATCATGACGGCGACGCTCGGCGCGCTCTCGGCGATCCCCGACGAGATCTACGAGGCGGCGCGCATCGACGGCGCGAACGTCTGGCAGGGGTTCTGGAACGTCACCGGTCCGCTGCTGCGCACGGCCCTCATCCCGATCACCCTGAGCAGCTTCGCGTTCAACTTCAACAACTTCAACGTCGTCTTCCTCCTGACGGACGGCGGTCCGCCAGTGAGCTGGGGCACGGCCACCGCGAGGGGCACCGACATCCTCATCAGCTGGGCCTACAACGAGGCGTTCCGTAGTCAGGGCGGCTACGCCTACGGGTTCGGCTCGGCCATCTCGCTGCTGATCTTCGTCATAACCTTGGCCGTCAGCCTGATGAACTTCAAGGTCACGGGCGCGCTCAAGGAAGAGGGGGCGCGGGCATGA
- the glpK gene encoding glycerol kinase GlpK encodes MTASPLVLALDQGTTSSRAILFDVQGRVLASAQKEFPQSYPRPGWVEHDPLDLWSSQVGVAGEALARAGVPAARLAAVAITNQRETAVVYDRSTLRPIANAVVWQDRRTAAEVARLRADGVEELVRAKTGLLLDPYFSATKVAWLLDNVPGARERAEAGELAFGTVDTWLSAKLTGGREHVTDVSNASRTQLFDIHRADWDDDLLALFRVPRALMPRVVPTSGVVAEITEGPLAGAPIAALVGDQQAATFGQACFAPGQAKATYGTGAFLVLNTGAEAQASRSRLLTTVAWSEGGRLEYALEGSIFMAGAVVQWLRDGLGIIREASDVGKLAAGVPDSGGVMFVPAMTGLGAPHWDSGARGTVVGLTRGTTAAHLARAALEGIALQVADVVAAMQADAGPVGELRVDGGASRSDELMQLQADVLGVDVLRAEQSETTALGAAYLAGLAVGAWPDRDALAAQWRAGRRFQPRIAPRRRAALKERWAEAVERSKGWVDGRGLE; translated from the coding sequence GTGACCGCCTCCCCGCTCGTCCTCGCTCTCGACCAGGGCACGACGAGCTCGCGCGCCATCCTTTTCGACGTGCAAGGGCGCGTACTGGCGTCGGCCCAGAAGGAGTTCCCGCAGAGCTACCCGCGGCCGGGTTGGGTCGAGCACGACCCGCTCGACCTCTGGTCCAGCCAGGTCGGCGTGGCCGGCGAGGCGTTGGCCCGCGCCGGTGTCCCCGCGGCGCGGCTGGCCGCCGTCGCCATCACCAACCAGCGGGAAACGGCCGTCGTCTACGACCGCTCTACCCTACGGCCGATCGCCAACGCCGTCGTGTGGCAGGACCGGCGCACGGCGGCCGAGGTCGCGAGGCTGCGCGCTGACGGCGTGGAGGAGCTCGTCCGCGCGAAGACGGGACTGCTCCTCGACCCGTACTTCTCCGCCACCAAGGTCGCCTGGCTCCTCGACAACGTTCCGGGCGCGCGCGAGCGCGCCGAGGCCGGTGAGCTGGCGTTCGGCACCGTCGACACCTGGCTGAGCGCGAAGCTGACGGGCGGGCGCGAGCACGTGACCGACGTCAGCAACGCGTCCAGGACCCAGCTCTTCGACATCCACCGCGCCGACTGGGACGACGACCTGCTCGCGCTCTTCCGGGTGCCGCGCGCGCTCATGCCCCGAGTGGTGCCTACGAGTGGGGTCGTCGCCGAGATCACCGAGGGGCCGCTGGCCGGAGCGCCGATCGCTGCCCTCGTCGGCGACCAGCAGGCGGCCACGTTCGGACAGGCGTGTTTCGCGCCGGGGCAGGCGAAGGCCACCTACGGCACGGGCGCCTTCCTCGTCCTCAACACCGGCGCGGAAGCGCAGGCGTCGCGCAGCCGGTTGCTCACGACCGTCGCCTGGTCCGAGGGCGGTCGGCTCGAGTACGCGCTCGAAGGCAGCATCTTCATGGCCGGCGCCGTCGTGCAGTGGCTGCGCGACGGTCTGGGGATCATCCGCGAGGCGAGCGACGTTGGCAAGCTGGCCGCCGGCGTGCCCGACTCCGGTGGGGTCATGTTCGTCCCAGCCATGACCGGCCTCGGAGCGCCGCACTGGGACTCGGGCGCGAGGGGCACCGTCGTAGGCCTAACTAGGGGCACCACCGCCGCCCACCTCGCGCGCGCCGCCCTCGAGGGGATCGCCCTGCAAGTGGCCGACGTGGTCGCTGCCATGCAGGCGGACGCTGGTCCGGTAGGCGAGTTGCGAGTGGACGGGGGCGCCTCCCGGTCGGACGAGCTGATGCAGCTCCAAGCCGACGTCCTCGGGGTGGACGTGCTGCGCGCCGAGCAGAGCGAGACCACCGCCCTCGGCGCCGCTTACCTCGCCGGCCTGGCAGTCGGCGCCTGGCCGGACCGCGACGCGCTCGCCGCGCAGTGGCGCGCCGGGCGCCGGTTCCAGCCCCGGATAGCCCCGCGGCGCCGGGCCGCCCTCAAGGAGCGGTGGGCGGAGGCGGTGGAGCGCTCCAAGGGGTGGGTGGACGGTCGGGGCCTGGAGTAA
- a CDS encoding carbohydrate ABC transporter permease: protein MITPRPVANKALPRAGRLLTLLVLAALAVLTVFPFYWMFVLATHTRETIFAAPPPLLFGDALQRNYEGLVATLPFWRNMWNSVYVAGMATLTTLFFCSLAGFAFALYEFRGRNLLFGFLVASLTFPQLLNIIPYYLIIDFIGWLDTPRALWFPGMASAFGIFLMRQYIASAINRDLLDAARIDGATEFRIYWSVALPLIRPALATLALLTFIGQWNNFLGPLVILRSRTTFTLPLALRSLQGLINTDWGVVILGTALAVVPLLVLFFFASRQVIEGLTAGAVKG from the coding sequence GTGATCACGCCACGCCCGGTCGCCAACAAGGCGCTGCCACGCGCCGGACGCCTGCTCACCCTGCTCGTGTTGGCGGCGCTCGCCGTCCTCACCGTCTTCCCCTTCTACTGGATGTTCGTGCTGGCCACCCACACGCGCGAGACGATCTTCGCCGCCCCGCCGCCGCTGCTCTTCGGCGACGCGCTCCAACGCAACTACGAGGGGCTCGTCGCCACCCTCCCCTTCTGGCGCAACATGTGGAACAGCGTCTACGTCGCCGGCATGGCGACGCTCACCACGCTCTTCTTCTGCTCGCTCGCCGGCTTCGCGTTCGCCCTCTACGAGTTCCGCGGGCGCAACCTGCTCTTCGGCTTCCTGGTGGCGTCGCTGACCTTCCCGCAGCTGCTCAACATCATCCCCTACTACCTCATCATCGACTTCATCGGCTGGCTCGACACGCCGCGTGCCCTCTGGTTCCCCGGCATGGCGAGCGCCTTCGGCATCTTCCTCATGCGCCAGTACATCGCGTCGGCCATCAACCGCGACCTGCTCGACGCCGCCAGGATCGACGGCGCCACCGAGTTCCGCATCTACTGGAGCGTCGCCCTCCCCCTCATCAGGCCGGCCCTCGCCACGCTCGCCCTCCTCACGTTCATAGGGCAGTGGAACAACTTCCTCGGGCCGCTCGTCATCCTGCGCAGCCGCACGACGTTCACGCTCCCGCTCGCGCTGCGCTCGCTGCAAGGGCTCATCAACACGGACTGGGGCGTCGTCATCCTCGGCACCGCCCTGGCGGTCGTTCCGCTCCTCGTGCTCTTCTTCTTCGCCTCGCGCCAGGTGATCGAGGGCCTGACGGCCGGGGCGGTGAAAGGGTGA
- a CDS encoding LacI family transcriptional regulator: protein MATIREVSRLAGVSNATVSRVLNGTVPVSPEVTERVLAAVEQLGYRPNAFARGLVTNRSGGLGVCVNDVASPYFGLLIRGVEAEAEAAGMHLLVSSGHAVAEQERAGLEFLADRRSDALVAHIEAMPDDALAEYLARPTPLILVGRKLEGHEERCVYLDNEAGGVLATRHLLEHGHTRIGHITGPERFPDSRARRRGFEGAMRAVGLEPDGRLVIEADFEEAGGFRAMRELLERDPGLTAVFAGNDQMAAGAFAALRESGRNIPDDVSVVGYDDVLLARYLHPTLTTIRQPLEEMGRAAARAALALLANEGTEVRNRFDPQLVSRQSVARPR, encoded by the coding sequence ATGGCCACCATCCGTGAGGTCTCCCGGCTTGCCGGGGTATCAAACGCCACCGTCTCCAGGGTCTTGAACGGCACCGTCCCGGTGTCCCCCGAGGTCACGGAGCGCGTGCTCGCGGCCGTCGAGCAGCTCGGTTACCGCCCCAACGCCTTCGCCAGAGGCCTAGTCACCAACCGCTCAGGCGGCCTCGGCGTGTGCGTCAACGACGTCGCCAGCCCCTACTTCGGCCTGCTCATCCGCGGCGTGGAGGCGGAGGCCGAGGCCGCGGGCATGCACCTCCTCGTCTCCAGCGGCCACGCCGTGGCCGAGCAGGAGCGCGCCGGCCTCGAGTTCCTCGCCGACCGTCGCTCCGACGCGCTCGTCGCACATATCGAGGCCATGCCGGACGACGCCCTGGCGGAGTACCTCGCGCGCCCTACCCCGCTCATCCTCGTGGGACGCAAGCTGGAAGGCCACGAGGAGCGCTGCGTGTACCTCGACAACGAGGCGGGCGGCGTCCTGGCCACCCGACACCTGTTGGAGCACGGCCACACGCGCATCGGCCACATCACGGGCCCGGAGCGCTTCCCCGACAGCCGCGCGCGGCGCAGGGGCTTCGAGGGCGCCATGCGGGCGGTAGGGCTCGAACCCGACGGGCGGCTCGTCATCGAGGCCGACTTCGAGGAGGCGGGCGGCTTCCGCGCCATGCGCGAGCTCCTGGAACGCGACCCCGGCCTGACCGCGGTCTTCGCGGGCAACGACCAGATGGCCGCGGGCGCCTTCGCCGCGTTGCGCGAGTCGGGGCGCAACATCCCGGACGACGTCTCTGTCGTGGGTTACGACGACGTGCTGCTCGCGCGCTACCTCCACCCGACACTCACGACCATCCGCCAGCCACTCGAGGAGATGGGCCGCGCCGCGGCTCGGGCCGCGCTCGCGCTGTTGGCGAACGAGGGAACGGAGGTGAGGAACCGCTTCGATCCGCAGCTCGTGAGCCGGCAGTCGGTCGCACGGCCGCGCTGA
- a CDS encoding sugar ABC transporter permease — MTRGTRLHYLSMVALVVVVAGGIALLFATAPEAITRNRMLVVPGAWQRFLAAFVLAVAGVAGTAYLYGLATRPLRAPRYAVTAGTHVFVWLVIGAVFYPVVYLLSVSLNRNDTLAGSLPSTGNLLVRAGVMPNPADFSTSQFAKIVSQTHVFGYQWLLVGIMLLAVVVLVASFALPRLGVTSARAERLRGYAGWAVFVSAAVLVLSVQPGQFYGVRESDGARLPASIGGMVPLYIRNTLLVSGVTGVMAVLLSTTAGYAFSRLRFQGRYGTLLAFVFVQMFPTFMALVAIFYLMSRLDLLNTFTGLILAYSGGAIAFSSWIFKGYLDSLSPSLEEAAMVDGATRWGSFWRVILPISVPMLLFIFLQQFIGTYSEFILANTILVGQDLWTVGVGLRNFSTNQFATQWGAMAAAAVLGSVPILVIFYSFQNALTGQFTAGSVKG; from the coding sequence ATGACGCGTGGCACCCGGCTCCACTACCTGAGCATGGTCGCTCTCGTGGTCGTGGTGGCCGGCGGCATCGCGCTCCTCTTCGCGACCGCCCCCGAGGCGATCACCCGGAACCGCATGCTCGTGGTGCCCGGCGCTTGGCAACGCTTCCTCGCCGCGTTCGTGCTCGCGGTCGCGGGTGTAGCCGGCACCGCATACCTCTACGGCCTGGCGACGCGGCCGCTGCGGGCGCCGAGGTACGCGGTCACGGCCGGCACCCACGTCTTCGTCTGGCTCGTGATCGGCGCCGTGTTCTACCCGGTCGTCTACCTGCTCTCCGTCTCGCTCAACCGCAACGACACGCTGGCGGGCTCCCTGCCGAGCACGGGCAACCTCCTCGTGCGCGCAGGGGTGATGCCGAACCCTGCCGACTTCTCCACGTCGCAGTTCGCGAAGATCGTCTCGCAGACGCACGTGTTCGGCTACCAGTGGCTGCTCGTCGGCATCATGCTGCTGGCCGTAGTCGTGCTCGTCGCGAGCTTCGCCCTGCCGCGCCTCGGCGTCACCAGCGCGCGCGCCGAGCGGCTCAGGGGTTACGCGGGCTGGGCCGTCTTCGTCAGCGCTGCCGTGCTCGTTCTCTCCGTCCAACCGGGGCAGTTCTACGGCGTGCGCGAGAGCGACGGCGCCCGGCTCCCCGCGAGCATCGGCGGCATGGTGCCCCTGTACATCCGCAACACGCTCCTCGTCTCCGGGGTGACGGGCGTCATGGCCGTGCTGCTCTCGACCACGGCCGGCTACGCCTTCTCGCGGCTGCGCTTCCAGGGGCGCTACGGCACGCTGCTCGCCTTCGTCTTCGTGCAGATGTTCCCCACGTTCATGGCGCTGGTCGCCATCTTCTACCTGATGAGCAGGCTCGACCTACTCAACACGTTCACCGGCCTCATCCTCGCCTACTCCGGCGGCGCGATCGCGTTCTCGTCCTGGATCTTCAAGGGCTACCTCGACTCGCTCAGCCCCAGCCTGGAAGAGGCGGCGATGGTGGACGGCGCCACGCGCTGGGGGTCGTTCTGGCGCGTGATACTGCCCATCAGCGTCCCCATGCTCCTGTTCATCTTCTTGCAGCAGTTCATAGGCACCTACAGCGAGTTCATCCTCGCCAACACCATCCTCGTCGGCCAGGACCTGTGGACGGTCGGGGTGGGCCTGCGCAACTTCTCCACGAACCAGTTCGCCACCCAGTGGGGCGCCATGGCAGCGGCCGCCGTGCTGGGCAGCGTCCCCATCCTGGTCATCTTCTACTCGTTCCAGAACGCCCTGACCGGCCAGTTCACGGCCGGGAGCGTGAAAGGCTGA
- a CDS encoding extracellular solute-binding protein, with translation MQAKARLFLLAAALLLPTAFAQTQISIGLFPDLDSHVNAVIEQFQAENPDIQVEVRVLQHGDHHTALVTNLATGSGAADVVAIDVGFIARFVADGGLVDLNAAPYNASQYQDLFAEYAWLQSSTTDGRLIAMPTDLGPGVMFYRRDRFEQVGANIDDVIEDWDAYVEFGRQVTRDTDGDGKVDVFLIADASDVARAIMRANIAAGDGVFFDAAGNALVESDRFKEAFRVAKEIRDAGLDARIGSWTNEWYEAFKRGTVATQLTGAWLLGHLQNWMAPDTAGLWGASNLPNGIYGSWGGSFYGIPEQSQNKEAAWKLVQFLTTRPDIQLAAFARIGAFPAVTSTYGDALFDEEIPFLAGQKARLLFAEVAQNIEGRATNPGDQIAEEIVNSALSQVLDEGRSIDEALAEAQRLISRRAR, from the coding sequence ATGCAAGCGAAAGCAAGACTGTTCCTCCTGGCGGCAGCGCTGCTGCTCCCCACCGCGTTCGCGCAGACTCAGATCTCCATCGGACTGTTCCCCGACCTCGACTCACACGTCAACGCGGTCATCGAGCAGTTCCAGGCCGAGAACCCCGACATCCAGGTCGAGGTGCGCGTCCTCCAGCACGGCGATCACCACACGGCCCTCGTAACGAACCTGGCCACCGGCTCGGGCGCGGCCGATGTCGTCGCCATCGACGTCGGCTTCATCGCCCGCTTCGTCGCGGACGGCGGTCTCGTCGACCTGAACGCCGCGCCCTACAACGCGTCGCAGTACCAAGACCTCTTCGCCGAGTACGCCTGGTTGCAGTCGAGCACCACGGACGGCAGGCTCATCGCCATGCCGACCGACCTCGGCCCCGGCGTGATGTTCTACCGCCGCGACCGCTTCGAGCAGGTCGGGGCGAACATCGACGACGTCATCGAGGACTGGGACGCCTACGTCGAGTTCGGTCGCCAGGTGACGCGCGACACGGACGGCGACGGCAAGGTCGACGTCTTCCTGATTGCCGACGCCTCGGACGTAGCCCGCGCCATCATGCGCGCCAACATCGCCGCCGGAGACGGTGTCTTCTTCGACGCCGCCGGCAACGCCCTCGTCGAGTCCGACCGCTTCAAGGAAGCCTTCCGGGTCGCCAAGGAGATCCGCGACGCCGGCTTGGATGCCCGCATCGGCTCCTGGACGAACGAGTGGTACGAGGCGTTCAAGCGCGGCACCGTCGCGACGCAGCTCACGGGCGCATGGCTCCTCGGTCACCTGCAGAACTGGATGGCCCCGGACACGGCGGGCCTCTGGGGTGCCTCGAACCTGCCCAACGGCATCTACGGCTCGTGGGGCGGCTCGTTCTACGGCATCCCCGAGCAGTCGCAGAACAAGGAGGCGGCCTGGAAGCTCGTGCAGTTCCTGACCACCCGGCCCGACATCCAGCTCGCCGCGTTCGCGCGCATCGGGGCCTTCCCGGCCGTGACGAGCACGTACGGCGACGCCCTGTTCGACGAGGAGATCCCGTTCCTCGCCGGTCAGAAGGCCAGGCTCCTCTTCGCCGAGGTGGCGCAGAACATCGAAGGCCGCGCCACCAACCCCGGTGACCAGATCGCCGAGGAGATCGTGAACTCCGCCCTCTCGCAGGTGCTCGACGAGGGTAGGAGCATAGACGAGGCACTCGCGGAAGCCCAGCGGCTCATCAGCCGCCGCGCCAGGTAG